In one Eschrichtius robustus isolate mEscRob2 chromosome 15, mEscRob2.pri, whole genome shotgun sequence genomic region, the following are encoded:
- the LOC137777200 gene encoding sulfotransferase 1C4, producing the protein MEDVKFDSTARLAVDYVEGILQPTPTCDTWDQIWNFQARPDDLLISTYPKAGTTWTQEIVDLIQNEGDIDRSQRAPTHKRFPFIEWKIPGVESGLEQANAMPSPRILKTHLPMHLLPPSFLEKNCKIIYVARNPKDSMVSYYHFQRMNKGLPAPGTWEEYFESFLAGNVCWGSWYDHVKGWWDAKDQHRILYLFYEDMKKNPKHEIQKLAEFIGKSLDDKVLDKIVHYSSFDIMKQNPMANYTSIPAEFMNHSISPFMRKGAVGDWKNHFTVAQNERFDEDHEKKMADTTLTSHFRFS; encoded by the exons ATGGAGGATGTAAAATTTGACAGCACGGCGCGCCTGGCTGTGGACTACGTGGAGGGGATTCTGCAGCCCACGCCCACCTGTGACACCTGGGATCAGATCTGGAACTTCCAAGCCAGGCCTGATGATCTGCTCATTTCCACCTACCCGAAAGCAG GAACAACCTGGACGCAGGAGATCGTGGACTTGATACAAAACGAGGGTGATATTGACAGAAGTCAGCGGGCACCTACTCACAAGCGATTCCCCTTCATCGAGTGGAAAATCCCGGGCGTGGAATCTG GCTTGGAACAAGCTAATGCAATGCCCTCACCACGGATCCTGAAGACGCACCTTCCCATGCACTTGCTGCCACCATCCTTCCTGGAGAAAAACTGTAAG ATAATCTACGTAGCAAGAAACCCCAAGGACAGCATGGTGTCCTATTACCACTTCCAAAGGATGAATAAAGGGCTTCCTGCTCCAGGAACCTGGGAAGAGTACTTTGAGAGTTTTCTGGCTGGGAACG TGTGCTGGGGCTCCTGGTACGACCACGTGAAGGGATGGTGGGACGCCAAGGACCAGCACCGCATCCTCTACCTCTTCTACGAGGACATGAAGAAG AACCCAAAGCATGAAATTCAGAAGCTGGCAGAATTTATTGGAAAGAGCCTAGACGATAAAGTTCTGGATAAAATTGTCCATTACAGTTCATTTGACATCATGAAGCAGAACCCAATGGCAAACTACACGTCGATTCCAGCTGAATTCATGAACCACTCTATTTCTCCATTCATGAGAAAAG GGGCCGTGGGAGATTGGAAGAATCACTTCACTGTGGCCCAGAACGAGAGATTTGATGAAGATCACGAGAAGAAGATGGCAGACACCACTCTAACTTCCCACTTCCGATTCTcgtaa